The Montipora foliosa isolate CH-2021 unplaced genomic scaffold, ASM3666993v2 scaffold_433, whole genome shotgun sequence genome contains a region encoding:
- the LOC137988892 gene encoding uncharacterized protein — protein MNGKLARFFVSFHVGFVVSEPDFKCIGLNRGQLEQNETANAPVTAADCTEFDLKPINLSSQFLTTAEENVLSKGPSFCPVPKDINWQKTHEDIEKFERRIRLASFFHNKEQKQDEERVEMNMPPVPSKGKWDPPKSVFPEVELFLSEVINDILNPKNSRKPKDNISKEERHAMKNLKIDNRVIRIQDKDSRFVLLDQKEYAEKMSSQLDNTLHYAKLPEDPTQKHLKLVKDWSSKWRREGQITDKIDDWVTNTRPRPGTAFGNVKAHKVVNPLRLITSCCGTAIEKLSAFTEYYLKPLAESLPSFIIDTTHLINKIDEVNQLGPFPTGTLLVSWDVVAMFPNIDNELGVTAVKNALDARSVKIPSTECILEAVEICLESNNCQFDNNNYVQQHGIAMGPKNACSYADLAMGVIDHKAKFEGTIKPMLWLRYKNDIFDLWTQGVEKLLEFTNYINSLYHTIKFELVYSESSLNVLDLSLLLQDGFISTDIYSKPTDSHLYLPYNSSHPDHCKKAIPYGVALRIRRNCSTNASFVKRCSEYKSYLKQQNHNGNLVDKQFEKAMQLERSDVLKPKTKTKKINLSLSGRLQSEAT, from the coding sequence atgaatggcaagctcgcacgattttttgtttcttttcatgtcgGATTTGTGGTTTCTGAACCTGACTTTAAATGCATTGGATTAAATCGTGGTCAATTGGAGCAAAACGAGACAGCCAACGCCCCTGTTACGGCAGCTGATTGCACCGAATTCGATTTAAAACCAATTAACTTGTCATCTCAATTTCTGACTACCGCCGAAGAGAACGTGCTCTCCAAGGGACCATCCTTCTGCCCTGTCCCCAAAGATATAAATTGGCAGAAGACCCATGAAGAtattgagaaatttgaaaggCGCATCCGTTTGGCTTCTTTCTTCCAcaataaagaacaaaaacaagacgAAGAACGGGTGGAAATGAACATGCCTCCTGTGCCCTCAAAGGGTAAGTGGGACCCACCAAAATCAGTTTTTCCTGAAGTGGAACTCTTTCTATCAGAAGtcataaatgacattttaaaccctaagaactctcgtaaaccTAAGGACAATATCAGTAAAGAGGAACGTCATgcaatgaaaaatttgaaaatagatAACAGGGTTATTAGGATTCAAGATAAAGACTCTCGTTTTGTTTTATTAGACCAAAAAGAATacgcagaaaaaatgtccaGTCAATTAGATAACACGTTGCATTATGCTAAGCTGCCAGAAGATCCTACACAAAAGCATTTAAAATTAGTTAAAGATTGGAGTAGCAAGTGGCGCAGGGAAGGTCAAATAACAGATAAAATCGATGATTGGGTTACCAACACTCGGCCGAGACCTGGAACAGCTTTTGGCAATGTCAAAGCCCACAAAGTCGTTAACCCGCTCCGCCTTATTACTTCTTGTTGCGGAACAGCGATTGAAAAGTTATCTGCCTTTACTGAATATTATTTGAAACCTTTAGCAGAAAGTTTGCCTTCTTTTATCATAGATACTACGCATCTTATCAATAAGATTGATGAAGTTAATCAATTAGGGCCTTTTCCAACCGGTACTTTGTTAGTTTCATGGGATGTTGTTGCAATGTTTCCCAATATTGACAACGAATTGGGGGTTACTGCAGTTAAAAATGCATTAGATGCAAGATCTGTCAAAATACCATCCACAGAATGCATTTTAGAGGCTGTGGAAATTTGTTTGGAATCCAACAATTGCCAATTTGATAACAATAACTATGTTCAACAGCACGGAATCGCGATGGGGCCCAAGAATGCGTGCTCTTATGCAGACTTGGCTATGGGTGTAATTGATCACAAAGCGAAATTTGAGGGTACAATTAAGCCAATGCTTTGGTTGAGATATAAGAATGATATTTTTGATCTATGGACACAGGGTGTTGAGAAACTCCTTGAATTTACCAACTATATTAATTCACTATATCATACCATCAAATTTGAACTGGTTTATTCTGAAAGCAGCCTCAATGTTTTGGACCTTTCTCTCCTTTTACAAGATGGCTTTATTTCAACAGATATTTATTCCAAGCCCACTGATAGTCATTTGTATTTGCCCTACAATAGCTCACACCCAGATCATTGTAAGAAAGCTATCCCTTATGGAGTAGCCCTTAGAATTAGGCGTAACTGTTCCACCAACGCCTCTTTTGTGAAGCGCTGTAGTGAATACAAAAGCTACCTCAAACAACAAAATCACAATGGGAATCTGGTGGACAAACAGTTTGAGAAGGCCATGCAATTGGAGAGATCAGATGTtctcaagccaaaaacaaaaactaagaaaataaaCCTTTCCCTTAGTGGTCGATTACAATCCGAGGCTACCTAA
- the LOC137988893 gene encoding uncharacterized protein, producing MDTGKHRLEVERESMYDRVRRKWAAMVTGVMFAPNVPSTSLHSEDSSRAARAPALRPLGWALKVAKRPTRMTDKVKTFLTRKFEDGLRTGNKADPVQVAREMKTLRDEDGQSTFKPEEWRTAQQISSLFSRQTAVQRHKGVDAEEILEEDIEAAESEVALSTLRSLAMDDLSKSSHPIIVGASNICELVKTNKLGSLKVAFLKKICEKLHLTTTGPLSRKKTFIDAIEAFSESCACFQK from the coding sequence ATGGACACGGGAAAGCACCGTCTCGAGGTGGAACGTGAGTCTATGTATGACCGCGTTAGAAGGAAATGGGCGGCAATGGTGACAGGGGTGATGTTCGCTCCGAATGTGCCGTCTACCTCATTGCATAGTGAAGATAGTAGCCGCGCCGCCAGAGCACCTGCTCTTAGACCGTTGGGATGGGCTCTGAAGGTAGCAAAACGACCCACTAGGATGACTGATAAAGTCAAGACATTCTTGACGAGGAAATTTGAAGATGGTTTAAGAACTGGAAACAAGGCCGATCCTGTGCAAGTAGCGAGGGAGATGAAGACTCTCAGAGACGAGGACGGACAGTCTACCTTTAAGCCTGAAGAGTGGAGGACTGCACAGCAGATCAGCAGCCTGTTTTCACGTCAGACAGCGGTGCAGCGTCATAAAGGTGTTGATGCTGAGGAGATCCTTGAGGAAGACATCGAGGCTGCAGAGTCAGAAGTGGCCTTAAGCACCCTTAGAAGTTTGGCGATGGATGACTTGAGCAAATCAAGCCATCCAATCATAGTGGGCGCCAGCAATATCTGCGAACTTGTAAAAACCAACAAGCTTGGCTCACTCAAAGTGGCATTCCTGAAAAAAATCTGTGAGAAGCTACACCTGACGACAACTGGACCGCTGTCAAGGAAAAAGACTTTCATTGACGCCATTGAAGCATTTTCTGAGAGTTGTGCATGCTTTCAAAAGTAA